CGAGGTCTTCAGCTGTTGCATCAGGGTTAACTTTATAAGAATCTGCTGTAAATTGGGTGGTGTCACCTATAATTTCAACTCTATTTTGCTTTCCTTTAACTTCTATTTCATCAAGTAGTTTAGAATCTTCTTCAAGCGTGATTTTTTCAAAAACCTTATCTTTTGCCAATAAAGGAACTGACTCAGTACGCGGTAGGAAACCAACTGAGCTTACCTTTAATAAATAAAACCCTTTTGCCACATTAGCAAATTGAAACTTACCATCCGTATCACAAATAGTAGCTAATTGAAATGTGGTATCTTTTGGTGTAGTCAAAACTACTGTAGCTGCAACAATACCTTCATTGTTGGAGTCGCTAACTTTTCCTGATACATTAAAACTGTTTTGTGAAAACCCGTAAAAAGGTAATACAAGAAGAAATAAAAAGGGAGTTATTTTATTCATAAATGAAATTTTATTGCCCTTTGACACCACTAAACCTAAAAGGTTTAATTAGATATTAAATTTATTTACTTCTGTCACTGCATGATTAACTGCTCTAGCAGTTAATGCCATAAAAGTTAATGACGGATTCTGGTTGCCCACCGAAGTCATACAAGCACCATCAGTAACAAAAACATTGTTGCAATGATGCAATTGATTATTGGAATTTAGCATTGAAGTTTTGGGATCCTTCCCCATTCGTACACCACCCATTTCATGGATGTCTAAGCCTGGATTTTGCTTTGAATCAAACATTGAAATATCCTTACAACCAGCCTTATGAAGCATTTCGGTAGCTTGCTCTTGAAAATCGACCATCATTAAATGATCATTTTCTTGGTATTCAATTGATGTAATTAATAAGGGGACTCCCCATTTATCTTTTTTATCGGGACTTAACCTTACATGGTTTGTTTCCACTGGAATGGTTTCACCTTGCATTTGGATATATATTCCCCAACTACCAGGTTCAGTCATTTCATTTTTAAATGTTGTACCAAAGCTTTCGCCAGATTTTGGGTTTCCTTGAGATCTTCCTGCCGAAAAAGCTACCATATAACCTCTTTGAAAATCCATTTCTTGTTTTCGAAGGTTCCTAAAATTCGGCATAAAGGCAGAAGTTGGTCGCCTTCCATAATAATAAGAGTCATCAAATCCATCTATTTTCGCATTCCCCTGACCCCTGTACTGATGGAAAGCAATGTATTTTCCTAGCATGCCGTTATCATTACCTAATCCATTTGGAAATCTATTACTTTGAGAATTAAGAAGTATTAGGTTCGTATTTAAGCAGGCAGCGTTTACAAATATTATTTTTGCAAAATATTCTATCTCTTCACCAGTATTAGTATCTATTACTTTTACACCACTAGCTTTTCCCTTTTGTTCGTCGTAAATTATAGAGGAAACAACAGAAAAGGGTCTTAATGTTAAATTACCCGTCTGGGCTGCCCAAGGAATGGTAGATGAATTGGAGGAAAAATAGGCACCATATGGACATCCCCTGTAGCATAAATGTCGTGCTTGACATTGTCCTCTTCCTTGAGTAAGGTGATGCTCTTTAGGATTTGTTAAGTGAGCACAACGCCCAATGATGACTTGCCTGCCTTTGTAATCTTTCGCAATTCGTCTTTGAATATGTTTTTCTACGCAGTTTAATTCCCATGGATCCAAAAATACACCATCGGGCAAGGAGTCAATCCCGTCATTGTTACCACTAATTCCTACAAAGTCTTCTACTTGATCATACCATGGAGCAAGGTCTTTATAGCGAATAGGCCAATCAACTGCAAAATCATCTCGCAATGGGCCTTCAAATTCGAAATCACTCCATCTTTGTGTTTGACGAGCCCAGATCAAAGATTTACCGCCAACTTGATATCCTCTTATCCAATCAAAAGGCTTTTCTTGAATATATGGATGCTCTGCATCTTTGGAAAAAAAATGCTGAGTAGCCTCATCATAAGCGTAACACTTATTTACAATAGGATTTTGTTCCCGTTCGGCTACTGTTTCCCTGCTTCTGTGCTCCATATCCCATGGGTTATGCATAGCGGTAGGATAATCAGTGACGTGCTTTACATCTCTTCCTCTCTCTAGCACCAATGTTTTGAACCCTTTCTCACATAACTCTTTAGCTGCGAATCCACCGCTAATTCCTGACCCTATAACAATGGCATCGTAGGTATTGTCTTTTTTTGACTGACCGTTAAGATTCATATTTTTCTAAAGCTTCGTCTTCTTTTCTTCTCATGAGAGCGGCATCGCTGCTAGTTTTATCTTTAAAACCACATAAATGAAGAATTCCATGGATAATTACACGTCGTAATTCTTCTTCAAACTCATTGTTTAATTCAGTAGCATTGGCCTTAACTCTATCAACACTAATATATATATCAGAATCAATTATGTTCTCAGTTTCGGAGTTATCAAATGTGATGATATCGGTATAAGTATCATGTGAAAGGTATTCCAAGTTTACTTTGTGTAATCCTTCATCAGTTTTAAAGATGTAGTTTACATCTCCAATTTTCTTATTGTTGACTTGAGCAATACTTTTGATCCAGTTTTTAAGTTTCCTCTTTTCTTTTGGTTCAAAATTTATTCCTTCGGAGTGAAAAAGTATCATTTCAGTATTTGTTTTAAATCGCTATCGCTCACTGTTAATAATCCAACCTTTGGGAGTCTTTTAGTAAGTTCTCGCCAATTCTTATCCTTTTTATATACCTTTTGAAGCATATTCACAGCTTTAGAAACTTGTCCATTGTTTGCTAGCGTAATTGCAGTCCAATATTTCATTTCTAAGTTGTTAGGGAACATTTGCATGGCAGCATTGTAAGCAGTCATCGCATTGTCCATATTACCGTATTCTACTTGCAGATCACCCTCATTCATGTATTCATATGCCCTATGAACTTTTAAAAGCCTAGAGATTTCTGAAATGGGATCTTGGTGGTCATCTACTCTCAAATCTACCACAAAATCATCATTCCAAGGTTCTCCGGTCGATTCCAACTTAACAACCCTAATAGCAGCACTTTGCTTTCCTCTTATATCTCCACCAACTCCTTGAGCTGCTTCTAGTGCTTTGAGCATTCTTTCAGCGAGTGGAAGCCCGCGACTATTCTCAAAAACTTGAGCCATGGCTTCAGGTACTTGGTCGGTAAGCATCATATTTGATTGTACAGAAAAGTCTTTTCCTGAAATATGCCCTGCAAAGTCAACGCATTTCTTACCAGTATGTACGGCAATATTACCTCGATTGTCTACAATAGCTACTTGCCTGACCTCTCTGGACTCATCTGAAGAAAGCAATTCAGTTAAGGTTTCATTGGCTGTTTTTCCTTGTGCTATTAATTCTAAACCCCTTGGTCCAAATGATTTATTTACAAATGACTGCGTTGCAATTGCTCCCACACCACCTTTTGCCCAAGCAACAACATTTCCTACACTGAACCAATGACTTTGTACAGCAACACCCATTTCTCCAGTTTCTTTATCGATAGCGACAATAGAAAAAGTATGTGCCAAGCCATCGTTCGTTTTGAAGAACTGTGCTTGAAGTGAACTAACAATCAGAAAAAAGAACAAAAAGTAATACTTCATAATATATAGACTAGGTTAAAAATAAAGCCACAAAATACACCTAAAATCGTACCTAAGAAAACCTCAATGCTTGTATGCCGTCCTAAAAATACCCTTGAAAAACCCACAGCAATGGCAAACATAAACAAGACGAAAGCAAATGGGAATGAAACGGTATATGCCATGGTTGAAACCAAAAAAGCAAAGGAACTATGGAGAGAAATCTTGATCCAGTTGTTGATAATGAATGACAAGGCGATTTGAGAAAACACTATTATTGCACCAAGCCTGACCAAAATTGAATTTTCAAAAACAAACAAGAGACCTATTTGGAATAAAATTAGAATCAAAATAACCCAATATAACTTTTTGCGACTTTCTTGATTAGACACATCGAAGTCTTTGAAAATGCCTCGTTTTATTTGAACCCATATGTAAATGATCAATGGTACAACCAATCCAAATAATAGTTGACCACCAAGCTTCAAAGCTTCATTTCGGGTGAAAAAGTAATAATTGACATAAGCTACCGAAATAACGCCTAGCACAATGGGATGACCTATTGTTGAAGTTATTTTAGCCGCCTGATTGCCAATGCTTTGGTTTGTCATACGATACAAAACTATTCAATCATAGATAAATTCATGAACAAAATTGAAAATAGATGAACCTCCTTATCTCTGCTTAGCAATTGAATTCGTTTATTTGTGGTGAGATAAATCCCGAATGATTAAAAAAGTATTAGTAATTCTTCTTTTGAGTGTTGGTAGCTTAAATGCCCAAGAGCTCACAACTATAAAAGGTACGATCAAAAACTTCAGTGATGGCTTAATAAGTTTGACTATCTATCCTAATTGGGAAGTTAACCCCGTAGAACACTATATTTCGATAGATTCTTCAGGACGATTTGAATTTGAAACCAATCTAACGGCTTATAACTATATAGACCTCAATATTGGAAAAATTGGTTACCTTTTTTGGATGATAAAAGGTGGGGACGATGTTTATCTTTTGCTAGATTATAATGATCCCATCGGTAGTTTCTACACTAGCGGTACTGGAGGATCTAAGTTCTTATTCATGCATGACTATTTTGTCAATTATGAGCATGGCTTAGATGCTGATCTAAAAGTAAAAAACAATTACAATCAAAGTTTGCCCGCTTTCGTAAGCTATGTTGACTCACTTTCTCAGTCGAAATTAAAGTTTTTAGAGAGTAAGAGAAAAACAATTTTAGATGAGTTCTTCTTGCTCAAAAAGGCAGATATAATAGGAAAACGAAATAGGCAAATTGTAGAATATGCTCAAAGCAATAACTTGGCTCCTGCTGATGTAAAAAAGAACTTAGAATTCTTCTCTGTTTCTCCAGAAAGGCAAGCTTTATCTTTTGAATTCAATGATTTTTTCGACGAATGGATAGATTTAAACAAACAATTCCAAGAATTTGAAGCCTTGTCACTAGTAGATGAGCTCAATTTTATTAGGGTTTTATTCTTTAATGGGCAAATGGAACGCCCTATGGCAGAATTGAAAATGCATCAAAGGGTACTTAGATTTGTTGAGAATCACACCTATCTGCCCGAAATGCAAAAAGGGGTAGATGAGTATTATGCCTTTGTGAGAAATGATAAGTTAAAAGCTACCATAAAGAACAGTATAGATCGTAAAAAACGCTTTTTTGATGGTTTCATGTTACCAGTAGTATCATTTATCAAACAAGACGGAAAAGAACTTAAAAACAAAGAGCTGGAAAAAAAGAATACCCTTCTTTATATTTATGAGGATGATTGCATTATTTGTGAAGATGATTTTGATTATTTCAATCTGGTGGCAAGCAATTTTGACAAAAAAGACAAGTTTCAGTTTTATACTATTCCATTGAAAGGGAAGTCGGACTTGTTTTTTGAGGCAAAAACCAATGCAGAGTTAAGACCAAGTAATGAAGACCAAATAAAAACAACCTTCGCTTTCAAAGAGTCTCCAGGAATATACCTAATAGATACGGAAGGGAAAGTTTTCGGTGATTTACCTGAACCAGCACTTGACGAAGGAAGGTCGCTTATCAAGGCAATACGAGATCATATTCCTAAAAAAGACTAACCTGTATAGAAATAACTTTTATGGTTCCGTACGACAATTATATTTCTGTCGTTGTTTTTAGACCACTGTCAGATTAAATTTGATAAATTCGATTGAATTTATGCTCTAGAATTAACACTATGAAGAAGCTTCTTATTTTAACTTTAATAAGTCTTTTCGCTCATCAAAGTATTGCTCAGTCGCAATATTTTGGGCAAAATAAACCACGATATAAGAAAATTGATTTTGAAATTCTTCAAAGTCCGCATTTTGAATTGTATCATTACTTTGAAGGTAAAAAAGAACCTAATAGTATTTTATTAAATAGCGAACACTGGTATAACCTTCATCAGGAAGTTTTTAAACTAGCCTTTATAAAACCCAATCCACTTATTATTTATAAAACCCATCCGGATTTTCAAGAGACTACTGCAATTGGTGGACGAATAGGCGAGGGTACAGGTGGAGTAACTGAAGGTCTTAGAAATAGGGTTGTAATGCCCATGATGTATAGCAAAAGACAAACGGATCATGTGTTAGGTCATGAACTAGTCCATGCTTTTCAATATCAAACCATGATTAATGGTAGTGATAGTACGAGTTTGGCAAATATTCAAAATCTTCCACTTTTTATGGTTGAGGGTTTAGCCGAATACATGTCACTTGGTAGAAACGACTCTCACACAGCTATGTGGATGAGAGATGCGGTGGAGAACAATGATTTGCCCAGCATTGAAGACCTCATAACCAAGCAGTATAAGTATTTTCCGTATCGCTGGGGACAGGCTTTTTGGTCGTATGTAACTGCAACCTATGGAGATGACATCATTAGGCCCTTATTTAAGGAGACAGCCATTTATGGAATTGAAGCTGCATTTCAACGAAATTTCAAAATGGACCTTGACCGGTTTTCGGCAAAGTTTCAAAAAGAACTCGTTGATACTTATAAACCACTCAAAGACGGAAAAAGTCTTGAAGTTATAGGCCAAACCTTAGCTTCGGAGAAGAATGCGGGTGAAATGAATGTTTCTCCGGCCATTAGCCCTGATGGAAGTATGATCGCCTATATTTCTTCTAAAAATGTGCTCAGTTTAGATATTTTCATTGCGGATGCCAATACAGGTAAAACCATTAGACGGATACCTAGCACATCATTTGGTGGACATGTGGATTCATACAGCTTTATTGAGACGGCTGGTGCTTGGTCACCAGATAGCAAGAATTTTGCGATTGTAGTGCAAAGCAAAGGGAACAACAAGTTGGTTGTGGTTGATATTGGTAATGGAAATAAAAAGTCCTTTGATATTGATGGAGTTGAGTCATTTACTAACCCTGCTTGGTCTCCAGATGGCAACAGCATCGTTGTTTCAGGATTAAATAATGGTATAAGCGACCTTTATCAATTCAATATAAAATCTAAAGAAGTAGTTAACTTAACAAAAGATGAATACTCCGATATGCAACCTGAGTTTTCACCTGATGGAAGGTTTATCTACTTTGTTTCAGATCGTGACCCTCGCTCTCCCCGTTTGGAAAAAGCAAATCTAGGGATCAGTAGATTGGATCTTGCCACTAACAAAATCATTTCATTCGATATATTTTTTGGAGCTGATAATTTTAATCCTCAAGTAAGCCCAGATGGCAACTGGGTACTGTTTTTATCAGATAGAAATGGTTATAGAAACTTATATAAGTTTAATGTTACAAGCAACGAAATTCAAGAACTTAGTAATTATTATACAGGTATCAGTGGCATTACCATGTATTCGCCAGCGATTAGCATTTCGCACGAAAACGCTGATGTTGCATACACATATTTCTTCAATGGTAATTATAGCATAGTTAAAGCCAATTTAGATGATTTTAAAGGTGTTGTGGTTGAAAACAAAGTGGATAAAATCGCTGGAAAACTGCCACCATTGTCTTTACTAGATGGAAGGGATATAGTAGAGAGAAACCTAGGAGTTGCGAAACTAATGCCTGGAGTGAGAGAATCAACATTTGAAGACAAAAAGTACGAAGCAAGATTTAAATTAGATTACCTTGCAAATAGTGGCTTAGGTGTTTCTGCATCAAGATTTGGGACTGGAATGGGCGGTGGAATTACAGGGCTTTTTAGCGATATGCTAAATAATAATCAGCTTTCTGGTACACTTGCACTAAATGGTGAAATTCAAGATTTTGGAGGTCAGTTTTATTATTTAAACCAAAAAAGGCCTTTTCAGTTTGGAGCATCAATAGCACATATTCCGTATCAATTTTATGATGGAAACTTAAACCAAGACCGATTTACAATTTTAGATACTATCGCTCAAAGCGGAAACCTTCAGCAAGTTTATGCTGAACAGAAATTAAGAATTTCAAGGTTATTTATAGATCAAGCAAGTGTGTTTGCTTTTAAACCACTAAGTACTGCAAAGCGATTGGAGTTTGGTTTAACATTGAGCAGGTATTCATTTAAAGTTAGGGAATATGGCGATATTGGAATTGCTACTACTGACGGTCAAATAATTTATGATTATTTTCCTCAGCAGCAAAGTAGAAATGCAAATGTTCCAAAGTCTGAATTACCACAGGAATTACAAGACTTATACAGAACATCAAACATCAATAGACTCTATGCTGCATATGTAGGTGACAATGCCACTTTTGGTACTGTTGCTCCACTAAATGGGTACAGATACAGGTTTCAAATAGGTCAGGCTTTTGGTTCTACTTCTTTTACTGAGGCACTTATAGATGCACGGAAATACATTTATTTAAAACCTTTAACTATTGCTGGTAGGATATTTTATGAAGGAAGATTAAACCCTAGCAACCTTGACAGAGTAGCACTGCTCAATCCACTTAGTTTAGCATTTCCGTGGTATATGCACGGTTTGAATGGGGGAGGGTTTAGAATTCAGCAAGGATTTAATTCACCTGGTGCGGCACGATTTAGCGGAGAGCAAATGGCTTTAGCAAATTTTGAACTTAGATACCCATTTACAGGTCCAGACCAGCTCGCTCTCATTAAATTTAATTATGTTCCTAGCGATATTAACTTCTTTGTCGACGGTGGAATGGTGTGGTCGAAACAAAGTACCAGTGGAAATCCAGATCGCCCCTTAGACTTTGTAAATACCGTGCTTAAAGATCCAGTTATTAGTACAGGAATGAGCCTTAGAGTAAATGTACTCGGTTATGTGATTTTAGAACCATACTTTGCTATCCCATTCTATGATGGTAAAAAGCAAGATATGGTAACTGGAATTAATTTTATGGTCGCTGGCTGGTAAATCTTATTTTCCCACATATATTTGTGGCGATTTGAGGTGGTTAACTCTCCCGATAGTTATCGGGAGGCTAGAGCGTTTGACAAATTATGGGGGATTAGCTCTCCCGATAGTTATCGGGAGGCAAGAATGTTTGACAAATTATGGGGGATTAGCTCAGTTGGCTAGAGCGTTTGACTGGCAGTCAAAAGGTCGCAGGTTCGATTCCTGTATCCTCCACGAGCCTTGATTTCAAGTCAGGGTTTGTTTATTGGACTTTGGGCAGTTGAAAGTCTCATGACTAGGCGTCTTATCTTAATTCCCTATTCTTTAGCTTCTACTAGTTTATCTCTCTCCTAAAGTGAAGGTTTCAAAATAGCGTTGCAAGTGGATATGACGTTGTTGATCTAGTTTTAAACATTTCCTTTAAGCCATTTATTATTTTGTAATTTATCTTCATTTTTTGACTAGATTCAACACTTTTACGCCTTACTGACTTTAATTAGAAGTCTTTTTTTCTAAATTGTAGCCTATTCAACCTATTAAAATGATTTCAAGAAATACAATACAGCTTTTATTAGTTGTGGGCTTGCTATATTCGATTCATTTGTCCTGTTCCGATGGCTCGGCTCAAGGAGCTACTTCACCTGATGTAGTCGATTACAACCTTCATATACGTCCTATTTTATCAGATAATTGCTTTACCTGCCACGGACCAGATGCCAACAAGCGTAAAGCGAACCTTCGACTTGACATCGCCGAAGAAGCATTTAAAGCTTTAAGCGAAACTCCTGGAGCTCACGCGATAGTTCCTAAAAAACCATTGCAGTCTGAAGTTTATAAAAGACTGATAACTGAAAACCAAAAGGAATTAATGCCCCCACCTGCTTCTAATTTGAAGCTGACTGAGAACGAAATTAACCTTATTGAGAAATGGATAAAGCAAGGTGCAGTTTATAAACCACATTGGGCTTTTATTGCTCCAGAGAAATCCAAGTTACCACGTGTTGATGACGAAGATTGGACAAAAAATGAAATCGACTTCTTTGTCTTAAATAAACAAGAACAAAACAATCTAAAACATCAAGCCGAAGGAGATAAAGAGAGTCTTTTAAAAAGAGTGAGTTACGACATTACTGGCTTGCCTCCAAGTTTAGAATTGATGGATAGCTTTTTGGCGGATGAAAGTGAGGATGCTTACGAAAAAGTCGTTGATAAGCTTTTGTCCCTACCTTCATATGGTGAGAAAATGGCTGTATACTGGATGGATATCTCTCGTTTTGCTGATTCTCATGGGTACCAAGACGATAGTTACCGAAGCCAATGGCCATGGAGAGATTGGGTCATTCATCAATTTAATCAAAATACGCCCTATGACAAGTTTGTCACTTTGCAACTTGCTGGTGATTTAATGCCTGAGGCTTCAAAAGAACAGATTCTAGCAACTGCCTTTAATAGAAATCATAAAATAACTGAGGAGGGAGGAATTATAGATGAAGAGTATAGGGTTTCGTACGTATCGGATCGTACCAATACTTTTAGCAAAGCATTTTTGGGAATGACGATGGAATGTGCTTCCTGTCATGATCACAAATATGACCCAACCTCGCAAAAGGATTATTACCAATTATTCTCATTTTTTAACAACATAGAAGAACGAGGAAGAGAATCTGTTGTTGGTGGGCCTGAGACATATGCAAAGGTACCTTACATGAAGATTACCAATGGTGAGGTGGATAGTTTGCTTACTTTTATAAACAAGCGAGATACTAGCCAGCTTATCGTTTCAATAATGGGAGAATTACCGGATAGTACAAGACCCACCTTCGTGCTCAACAGAGGTAATTATGATCAACATGGAGAAGAAGTAACACCAGTTACGCCGGACTTTATTTTGCCTTTTGAAAAAACCTTACCTAAAAACAGACTAGGCTTGTCTAAATGGTTATTTGACAAAAAGAATCCACTTACAGCAAGGGTGTTTGTAAATCAAGTATGGCAAGAATACTTTGGTGTTGGACTGGTTAAAACCACCGGTGATTTCGGTATGCAAGGCAGCTTGCCAAGTCATCCAGAATTGCTTGACTGGCTAGCTGTTGACTTTATGGAACAAAACTGGGACGTAAAAAAACTGATCAGAAAAATGGTGACATCGGCAACTTACCGTCAAAGTGCTAATATTGATGACAAGTCATTAACACTTGATCCTGAAAACAAATGGCTCACAAGAGCACCGAGAGCTAGACTTAAAGCTGAGTTTATCCGTGATTTACTTTTAACATCAAGTGGTTTACTCACAGATGTGATTGGTGGGCCAAGCATTAAGCCATATCAACCAGAAGGGTTATGGGAAGGGGCTTCATCGGGTAGAGGGATTTTATCCATGTACAAGCAAGATCATGGCGATGACTTATACCGAAGAGGACTTTATTGTTTTATCAAAAGAACGGTTCCCCCTCCATCTATGACAATTTTTGATGGAAGTAATAGAGATCAATGCGAAGTAGCTCGAATGAACACAAATACACCGTTGCAAGCACTGGTTCTACTAAATGACCCTACAGTGCTAGAGGCCTCTCGAGTATTTGCAGCGAAGCTTTTGAAAGAAAAAAGTAGTCCCAAAGACAAGATTTACAAGGCATTCAGAACTATTGTGTGTCGTAAGCCAAGTGATAAAGAAGTCGAGATCTTGGACATTTACGTTGCTAAAAAGAAATCGAAGCTAGATCTAAAAACAGCTTCAGAATTATTAAATGTTGGTGAATATCCTCTAGAGAAAAATATAGATAAAATAGAATTGGCAGCTTTAATGCAAGCAATTACGATTCTTTACAATATGGAGGAGACCCTTATTAAAACCTGATATGAATAAAGAATTATTTGAACACGGACTTACATTTAACAGGCGAAAGTTTTTATCCCGAGCTAGCTTAGGACTTGGAACTGCTGCTTTAGGCTCTTTACTTATGCCAGGTTTATTTACTGGGAAAGGTGGTGAAGATGAGAGTTTTACTCCAGGAATTCCTGATTTTGCACCTAAAGCAAAAAGAGTAATTTACTTGTTTCAAAACGGTGCTCCTTCGCAGTTAGAGTCTTTTGACTATAAGCCTAAGCTAAACGATTTGTGGGGACAAGAGCTACCAGATTCTATTAGAGGATCTCAGCGATTGACAGGTATGACAGCTGGCCAATCGTCCTTCCCAATGGTGGGTTCGTTCACACCTTTTCAGCAATATGGTCAATCGAGAGCGTGGATAAGCGATTTGTTCCCTTACACAGCAAAAATTGCGGATGACATTTGCATCATTAAGTCAATGCACACCGAAGCTATCAATCATGATCCAGCTTTGACTTTTCTACAAACTGGAGCTCAGCAAGGCAATAGACCAAGTATGGGAGCATGGTTGAGTTATGGATTAGGTAGTGAGAATCAAAATTTGCCTGCATTCACTGTTTTGTTATCTAGAGGAATAGGAAATGGTCAAGGTGTTTATTCAAAACTATGGACAAATGGTTTTTTAGAATCAACTCATCAAGGAGTCCAAATGAGCAGTGGAGAGGATCCTGTACTCTATTTGAAAGACCCAAAAGGGATGAATAGAGCAGATAGAAGAGAGCTCTTGGACAACTTAGCACAATTGAATCAAATCACTTATGATAAAATAGGTGACCCCGAAATCAATGCGAAAATTAAGCAGTATGAGATGGCATATCGCATGCAAACTGCTGTACCGGAGATCATGGATGTATCCAAAGAACCAGACAGTATTGTAAAGCTTTATGGACCCGAATGTCTAGTACCAGGTACATTTGCTGCAAATTGTCTTCTGGCAAGAAAATTATCTGAAAATGGCGTTCGTTTTGTTCAACTGTACCATCAAGGTTGGGACCAGCATGGTAACCTGCCATATGAAATAGAAAGACAAGCAATGGACGTAGATCAAGCTTCTGCTGCACTTGTTACAGATCTTAAACAGAGAGGACTTCTAGATGAGACCTTGGTGATTTGGGGCGGAGAGTTTGGTCGCACCAGCTATAGTCAAGGAACTCTTACAAAGGATAATTACGGCCGAGATCACCATCCTAGATGCTTTAGTATCTGGATGGCAGGTGGCGGAATTAAGCCAGGAATGGTCTATGGAGAAACCGACGAGTTAGGTTATAATGTCATTAAAAACCCAGTACACGTTCATGATTTTCATGCTACTGTATTGAACCAAATGGGTCTAAACCATGAAAAATTGATTTTCAAACACATGGGAAGACGATTCCGATTAACGGATGTTGCTGGAAATGTAATCAAAGACATTCTGACTTAAAACCTAAAGCCATTTATGAAAAGCAACTGGAAAGGGCTTTTAGAAAACACGCTATTTGTTGTTACGCTACTGCTATTATTTCTTCTAATTTTTGAAAGCTATATTGAACTTCCATCTTGGTTTCAACCAATG
This portion of the Spirosomataceae bacterium TFI 002 genome encodes:
- a CDS encoding WD40-like Beta Propeller Repeat, yielding MKKLLILTLISLFAHQSIAQSQYFGQNKPRYKKIDFEILQSPHFELYHYFEGKKEPNSILLNSEHWYNLHQEVFKLAFIKPNPLIIYKTHPDFQETTAIGGRIGEGTGGVTEGLRNRVVMPMMYSKRQTDHVLGHELVHAFQYQTMINGSDSTSLANIQNLPLFMVEGLAEYMSLGRNDSHTAMWMRDAVENNDLPSIEDLITKQYKYFPYRWGQAFWSYVTATYGDDIIRPLFKETAIYGIEAAFQRNFKMDLDRFSAKFQKELVDTYKPLKDGKSLEVIGQTLASEKNAGEMNVSPAISPDGSMIAYISSKNVLSLDIFIADANTGKTIRRIPSTSFGGHVDSYSFIETAGAWSPDSKNFAIVVQSKGNNKLVVVDIGNGNKKSFDIDGVESFTNPAWSPDGNSIVVSGLNNGISDLYQFNIKSKEVVNLTKDEYSDMQPEFSPDGRFIYFVSDRDPRSPRLEKANLGISRLDLATNKIISFDIFFGADNFNPQVSPDGNWVLFLSDRNGYRNLYKFNVTSNEIQELSNYYTGISGITMYSPAISISHENADVAYTYFFNGNYSIVKANLDDFKGVVVENKVDKIAGKLPPLSLLDGRDIVERNLGVAKLMPGVRESTFEDKKYEARFKLDYLANSGLGVSASRFGTGMGGGITGLFSDMLNNNQLSGTLALNGEIQDFGGQFYYLNQKRPFQFGASIAHIPYQFYDGNLNQDRFTILDTIAQSGNLQQVYAEQKLRISRLFIDQASVFAFKPLSTAKRLEFGLTLSRYSFKVREYGDIGIATTDGQIIYDYFPQQQSRNANVPKSELPQELQDLYRTSNINRLYAAYVGDNATFGTVAPLNGYRYRFQIGQAFGSTSFTEALIDARKYIYLKPLTIAGRIFYEGRLNPSNLDRVALLNPLSLAFPWYMHGLNGGGFRIQQGFNSPGAARFSGEQMALANFELRYPFTGPDQLALIKFNYVPSDINFFVDGGMVWSKQSTSGNPDRPLDFVNTVLKDPVISTGMSLRVNVLGYVILEPYFAIPFYDGKKQDMVTGINFMVAGW
- a CDS encoding Uncharacterized conserved protein, Ntn-hydrolase superfamily, which gives rise to MKYYFLFFFLIVSSLQAQFFKTNDGLAHTFSIVAIDKETGEMGVAVQSHWFSVGNVVAWAKGGVGAIATQSFVNKSFGPRGLELIAQGKTANETLTELLSSDESREVRQVAIVDNRGNIAVHTGKKCVDFAGHISGKDFSVQSNMMLTDQVPEAMAQVFENSRGLPLAERMLKALEAAQGVGGDIRGKQSAAIRVVKLESTGEPWNDDFVVDLRVDDHQDPISEISRLLKVHRAYEYMNEGDLQVEYGNMDNAMTAYNAAMQMFPNNLEMKYWTAITLANNGQVSKAVNMLQKVYKKDKNWRELTKRLPKVGLLTVSDSDLKQILK
- a CDS encoding rRNA maturation RNase YbeY, whose translation is MILFHSEGINFEPKEKRKLKNWIKSIAQVNNKKIGDVNYIFKTDEGLHKVNLEYLSHDTYTDIITFDNSETENIIDSDIYISVDRVKANATELNNEFEEELRRVIIHGILHLCGFKDKTSSDAALMRRKEDEALEKYES
- a CDS encoding Choline dehydrogenase, with product MNLNGQSKKDNTYDAIVIGSGISGGFAAKELCEKGFKTLVLERGRDVKHVTDYPTAMHNPWDMEHRSRETVAEREQNPIVNKCYAYDEATQHFFSKDAEHPYIQEKPFDWIRGYQVGGKSLIWARQTQRWSDFEFEGPLRDDFAVDWPIRYKDLAPWYDQVEDFVGISGNNDGIDSLPDGVFLDPWELNCVEKHIQRRIAKDYKGRQVIIGRCAHLTNPKEHHLTQGRGQCQARHLCYRGCPYGAYFSSNSSTIPWAAQTGNLTLRPFSVVSSIIYDEQKGKASGVKVIDTNTGEEIEYFAKIIFVNAACLNTNLILLNSQSNRFPNGLGNDNGMLGKYIAFHQYRGQGNAKIDGFDDSYYYGRRPTSAFMPNFRNLRKQEMDFQRGYMVAFSAGRSQGNPKSGESFGTTFKNEMTEPGSWGIYIQMQGETIPVETNHVRLSPDKKDKWGVPLLITSIEYQENDHLMMVDFQEQATEMLHKAGCKDISMFDSKQNPGLDIHEMGGVRMGKDPKTSMLNSNNQLHHCNNVFVTDGACMTSVGNQNPSLTFMALTARAVNHAVTEVNKFNI